In the genome of Dioscorea cayenensis subsp. rotundata cultivar TDr96_F1 chromosome 1, TDr96_F1_v2_PseudoChromosome.rev07_lg8_w22 25.fasta, whole genome shotgun sequence, one region contains:
- the LOC120271038 gene encoding F-box/kelch-repeat protein SKIP4-like isoform X1, with the protein MTSFGSITEECGLINGSNFPFIPGLPDDIALLCLARVPLRYHHVLRCVSRRWKALLGSEEWASCRQKNNLEESLIYALCRDNTTGRNCSYVLYPEPASRCWKLHGDVPTQFSEKKGLVLEALGKKLYLFSNCGFPGCTTGAVYCYVPSANKWEEGAPMAGRCYFLSTVLDEKLYIIGGNGMSIVDQQSLDVYDSHSNSWSSNEIQIPLNDIVKVIPLDGKIHTIHKIWNFPYAGVCDPSCCRWNKTNNDLASCCGPTVVIDGTLYMLDETSGTRLMIWQKSSEEWVALGRLSHQLTQPPCQLVAVGRKIFVVGQGLHTVVVDVDTAAKVEGMLVSSSFFSKSNSHLSVISCKAVTI; encoded by the exons ATGACATCTTTTGGAAGTATAACTGAGGAATGTGGGCTCATCAATGGTTCAAATTTTCCTTTTATACCTGGCCTACCTGATGATATTGCACTTCTTTGCTTAGCAAGAGTCCCGCTCCGCTATCATCATGTTCTGAGGTGTGTTTCAAGGAGATGGAAAGCCTTATTGGGTAGTGAAGAGTGGGCTTCTTGCCGCCAGAAGAATAATCTGGAGGAATCTTTGATTTATGCATTGTGTAGAGACAATACGACGGGAAGAAATTGCTCTTATGTATTATATCCAGAACCAGCTAGCCGATGCTGGAAACTTCATGGGGATGTCCCTACTCAGTTCTCTGAGAAGAAAGGACTGGTCTTAGAAGCTCTGGGgaagaaattatatttgttcAGTAATTGTGGCTTCCCTGGATGTACAACAGGTGCAGTTTATTGCTATGTTCCTTCTGCAAATAAATGGGAGGAAGGGGCTCCCATGGCTGGCAG gTGCTATTTTTTATCGACTGTTTTGGATGAGAAACTCTACATTATTGGTGGGAATGGCATGAGCATTGTTGATCAACAATCACTGGATGTTTATGACTCACATTCAAACAGTTGGAGCTCTAATGAAATCCAAATTCCACTCAATGACATTGTCAAGGTCATCCCTTTAGATGGCAAAATACACACTATCCACAAGATTTGGAATTTCCCTTATGCAGGTGTATGTGATCCCTCATGTTGTAGGTGGAACAAGACCAACAATGACTTGGCTTCCTGTTGTGGGCCGACTGTTGTCATTGACGGCACTCTCTACATGTTGGATGAAACTTCAGGGACGAGGCTCATGATTTGGCAAAAGAGCAGTGAAGAATGGGTGGCACTGGGAAGGCTGTCGCACCAGCTCACACAACCTCCATGTCAACTTGTGGCTGTTGGTAGGAAAATTTTTGTTGTCGGGCAAGGATTGCATACAGTAGTTGTTGATGTTGATACAGCAGCAAAAGTCGAAGGAATGTTAGTGAGCTCATCATTCTTTTCTAAATCAAATTCCCATCTTTCTGTAATTAGCTGCAAAGCTGTCACCATTTGA
- the LOC120271038 gene encoding F-box/kelch-repeat protein SKIP4-like isoform X2 — translation MTSFGSITEECGLINGSNFPFIPGLPDDIALLCLARVPLRYHHVLRCVSRRWKALLGSEEWASCRQKNNLEESLIYALCRDNTTGRNCSYVLYPEPASRCWKLHGDVPTQFSEKKGLVLEALGKKLYLFSNCGFPGCTTGAVYCYVPSANKWEEGAPMAGRCYFLSTVLDEKLYIIGGNGMSIVDQQSLDVYDSHSNSWSSNEIQIPLNDIVKVEQDQQ, via the exons ATGACATCTTTTGGAAGTATAACTGAGGAATGTGGGCTCATCAATGGTTCAAATTTTCCTTTTATACCTGGCCTACCTGATGATATTGCACTTCTTTGCTTAGCAAGAGTCCCGCTCCGCTATCATCATGTTCTGAGGTGTGTTTCAAGGAGATGGAAAGCCTTATTGGGTAGTGAAGAGTGGGCTTCTTGCCGCCAGAAGAATAATCTGGAGGAATCTTTGATTTATGCATTGTGTAGAGACAATACGACGGGAAGAAATTGCTCTTATGTATTATATCCAGAACCAGCTAGCCGATGCTGGAAACTTCATGGGGATGTCCCTACTCAGTTCTCTGAGAAGAAAGGACTGGTCTTAGAAGCTCTGGGgaagaaattatatttgttcAGTAATTGTGGCTTCCCTGGATGTACAACAGGTGCAGTTTATTGCTATGTTCCTTCTGCAAATAAATGGGAGGAAGGGGCTCCCATGGCTGGCAG gTGCTATTTTTTATCGACTGTTTTGGATGAGAAACTCTACATTATTGGTGGGAATGGCATGAGCATTGTTGATCAACAATCACTGGATGTTTATGACTCACATTCAAACAGTTGGAGCTCTAATGAAATCCAAATTCCACTCAATGACATTGTCAAG GTGGAACAAGACCAACAATGA